In a genomic window of Erigeron canadensis isolate Cc75 chromosome 5, C_canadensis_v1, whole genome shotgun sequence:
- the LOC122601908 gene encoding probable carboxylesterase 9 has translation MSKFDPYEHLKIIKNEDGTLTRLVELLQIPATGEDDVLPGQIVVSKDVTLDANKNTWMRIFRPVKIPSNDNKIARLPLVVYFHSGGFIAFKVSDVMSHEAMNKLSYEAPAITLSVNFRLAPETRLPGQYDDAMDALNWVKTQAMDPNGEPWIKQYVDFSRVFLYGTSCGGNIVLHTTLRALNYNLSPLTIEGIILSQPLIGGKKRTKSELKLAADPLFPLPVIDLVWELALPKGTDRDHRFCNPLGDQQVVEKMKNLGRCLVIGFGGDPLIDRQQDLVQAMVLQGVAVEARFDDVGFHGIEIIDPKRASAILNFVKEFIV, from the coding sequence atgtcaaagtttgatccataTGAACACCTcaagataattaaaaatgaaGATGGTACACTTACCCGCCTTGTTGAACTCCTGCAAATTCCTGCCACGGGCGAAGATGACGTCCTCCCTGGGCAAATAGTGGTTAGCAAAGACGTCACCCTTGACGCCAACAAGAATACATGGATGCGTATTTTCCGGCCAGTGAAAATACCATCCAATGACAACAAAATCGCACGACTTCCATTGGTCGTATACTTTCACAGCGGTGGATTTATTGCTTTTAAAGTTTCTGATGTCATGAGTCATGAAGCAATGAACAAACTCTCATATGAGGCTCCAGCCATCACATTATCTGTCAACTTTCGGCTAGCACCAGAGACTAGACTCCCGGGACAATATGACGATGCAATGGACGCTTTGAACTGGGTCAAAACACAAGCCATGGACCCAAATGGTGAACCATGGATCAAACAATATGTCGATTTCTCTCGTGTTTTCCTTTATGGAACCTCGTGTGGTGGCAATATTGTTTTGCACACAACTTTACGAgctttaaattataatttatcaccTTTAACGATCGAAGGGATCATACTATCCCAACCATTAATTGGTGGCAAAAAACGAACCAAGTCAGAGCTAAAACTAGCCGCTGATCCGTTGTTTCCATTGCCAGTTATTGATCTTGTATGGGAACTTGCGTTACCAAAAGGTACAGATCGAGATCATAGATTTTGCAATCCATTAGGGGATCAACAAGTGGTCGAAAAAATGAAGAATCTAGGACGATGTTTGGTTATAGGATTTGGAGGGGATCCATTGATTGATAGACAACAGGATCTTGTACAAGCAATGGTGTTACAAGGGGTTGCGGTTGAAGCAAGATTTGATGACGTTGGCTTTCATGGAATTGAAATTATTGATCCTAAAAGAGCTTCAGCAattcttaattttgttaaaGAATTCATTGTTTAA
- the LOC122599894 gene encoding UTP:RNA uridylyltransferase 1 — protein MAGGGGDAPPPPMNGGEFLLQLLKNPPQHPRPQPPPPPQQQQPPQQLPHVPAVGPSMPSFSDHRNLLFPPHNYFNQNLGHGFGFPQNPNPTFNINPNFINPNPNWQMGFAQNQQQQQDVTKSSNLVFGSLTSEFQDSKVSKNGNFGYDLANIEKQLLSSRVNNGPEVNNMQNVQVSSLAFGNYVGSSEPQVVRRSPQPPPGFSSSSSRGVGLDKRKVNNSGVVNQFDNPGPSRGSRLHSVPAADVEESMMALHAMDDKKLKNGGVDLTDMDDLEEQVDNLLLEEGTDEKNGVKKGPKSRDKDYRSDKRGEWILNQRARNYRSRMQCRGDINRLNAHFLAIYESLIPPEEEKQKQKQLMALLDKHVTKEWPGARLFLYGSCANSFGFRKSDIDVCLAMGDGDIDKSEILLKLADILKSDNLENVQALTRARVPIVKLMDPVTGISCDICVNNLLAVINTKLLRDYSKIDVRLRQLAFIVKHWAKSRGVNETYQGTLSSYAYVLMCIHFLQQRKPSILPCLQGMEITYNVNVDNVECSYFDQVDKLQGFGSRNGESIAQLVWAFFNYWAYCHDYANDVISIRTGSIVSKREKDWTRRVGNDRHLICIEDPFEVSHDLGRVVDRRSIRVLREEFERAADIMQHDPNPCVKLFEQYVAI, from the exons ATGGCTGGCGGTGGAGGCGacgcgccaccaccaccaatgaACGGTGGCGAATTCCTTCTTCAGCTACTTAAAAACCCACCACAACACCCCCGTccccaaccaccaccaccaccacaacaacaacaaccgcCGCAACAACTCCCTCACGTTCCCGCCGTCGGACCCTCCATGCCATCATTCTCCGATCATCGTAATCTTCTTTTCCCACCTCATAATTACTTCAATCAAAATTTAGGGCATGGGTTTGGGTTTcctcaaaaccctaaccctacTTTTAATATAAATCCCAATTTTATCAATCCAAACCCTAATTGGCAAATGGGTTTTGCTCAaaatcagcagcagcagcaagaTGTAACAAAAAGCAGCAATCTTGTGTTTGGTAGTTTAACTTCTGAATTTCAAGATTCGAAAGTGTCAAAAAATGGTAACTTTGGTTATGATCTAGCTAATATTGAGAAGCAGTTATTGAGCAGTAGAGTTAATAATGGCCCAGAAGTTAATAATATGCAAAATGTGCAAGTTAGTTCATTGGCTTTTGGTAATTATGTGGGATCAAGTGAACCTCAAGTAGTAAGGCGATCGCCACAACCGCCACCCGGGTTCTCAAGCAGTAGTTCGAGGGGTGTTGGTTTGGATAAGAGGAAAGTTAACAATAGTGGGGTTGTGAATCAATTTGATAACCCGGGTCCGTCTAGGGGAAGTCGTCTTCATTCGGTTCCTGCTGCTGATGTTGAAGAGTCTATGATGGCATTACATGCTATGGATGATAAAAAGTTGAAGAATGGTGGGGTTGATTTGACTGATATGGATGATTTAGAGGAACAAGTTGATAACTTGTTGCTTGAAGAAGGTACAGATGAGAAGAATGGTGTAAAGAAGGGTCCAAAATCTCGAGATAAG GATTACAGATCAGATAAAAGGGGAGAATGGATACTTAACCAGAGAGCAAGGAACTATAGAAGTCGTATGCAATGTCGGGGGGATATAAATAGACTAAACGCTCATTTCCTTGCAATTTATGAGTCTTTGATACCACCAGAGGAAGAGAAACAGAAGCAGAAGCAACTTATGGCCCTATTGGACAAACATGTTACCAAAGAATGGCCCGGAGCTCGGTTGTTTCTTTATGGATCATGTGCTAACTCATTTGGGTTTCGTAAAAGTGACATTGATGTTTGCCTTGCAATGGGGGATGGTGATATCGATAAATCAGAGATCTTGTTAAAGCTGGCTGACATATTGAAATCAGATAACCTTGAGAACGTTCAG GCGTTGACCCGTGCCAGGGTTCCCATAGTGAAGCTTATGGATCCGGTCACTGGAATCTCTTGTGATATATGTGTAAACAACCTACTTGCTGTTATAAATACAAAGCTTCTTCGTGATTACTCGAAGATAGATGTTAGATTGCGACAGTTGGCCTTTATTGTCAAGCACTGGGCAAAATCACGAGGGGTTAATGAAACTTATCAAGGGACCTTATCTAGTTATGC ATATGTTTTGATGTGCATTCATTTCTTGCAGCAGCGTAAGCCTTCGATCCTCCCATGTCTACAG GGAATGGAAATAACTTATAATGTAAATGTGGACAATGTTGAATGTTCTTACTTTGATCAAGTGGATAAACTTCAAGGTTTTGGATCCCGCAATGGTGAAAGTATAGCTCAACTGGTTTGGGCATTCTTTAACTATTGGGCATATTGTCATGATTATGCAAATGACGTCATTTCTATTCGTACTGGGAGCATAGTAAG CAAACGGGAAAAAGACTGGACTAGGAGGGTCGGGAACGACCGTCATTTAATATGCATAGAAGATCCATTTGAAGTATCTCATGATTTGGGTCGAGTGGTGGACAGACGAAGCATTCGCGTTTTGAGAGAGGAATTTGAGCGTGCAGCAGATATTATGCAGCATGATCCTAATCCCTGCGTAAAGCTTTTTGAGCAGTATGTTGCCATATGA
- the LOC122601909 gene encoding uncharacterized protein LOC122601909, whose amino-acid sequence MVLEVSMPEEVFTRTGSNATKRWQHMFNLVRPQKDRAARWLTTLSTINDRPKDKQFMYFLKIASSSFIPFQVQLDHALSLPVRDGSIEASTAKYIVQQYIAATGGLAALDSVSSMYTVGEVNMVQGQIHSHDQENTTITDGSESGAFMLWQKSPNLWYLELVVSGCKVSAGSDGTVNWSQSSLNPSQSSKGPPRPLRRFFQGLDPRSTANLFLYAICIGEKVIQNEDCFILKLDTSQDILKEQSKANMETVHHIIQGYFSQRTGLLIQFEDTKLVKIKSTKKGCNQFVYYETSMESSLEDYRYIDGVTIAHYGKTITSIYRSGQGASGRWKVEETCTIKEAELNICGLTTDTFLPPPDVKIEEQGVGC is encoded by the exons ATGGTGTTGGAGGTATCTATGCCAGAAGAAGTATTCACCAGAACGGGTTCCAACGCTACAAAACGTTGGCAACATATGTTTAATCTCGTACGCCCACAAAAAGACCGTGCCGCCAGGTGGCTTACAACATTATCAACCATCAATGATCGCCCAAAAGACAAACAATTTATGTATTTCTTGAAGATTGCTAGCTCATCTTTCATCCCTTTCCAGGTTCAACTTGATCATGCACTATCATTGCCCGTAAGAGATGGTTCGATT GAAGCATCTACCGCAAAATACATTGTACAACAATACATAGCAGCAACAGGAGGGCTTGCTGCACTAGACTCCGTGAGCAGCATGTACACAGTGGGTGAGGTCAACATGGTACAAGGTCAAATCCATAGCCATGATCAAGAGAACACAACCATCACAGATGGCTCTGAGTCGGGGGCGTTCATGTTGTGGCAAAAGAGTCCGAACCTATGGTACCTGGAGCTGGTTGTCTCGGGTTGCAAAGTGAGTGCTGGAAGTGATGGCACCGTGAATTGGAGCCAGTCTTCTTTGAACCCTTCTCAGTCTTCCAAAGGACCTCCAAGACCTCTTCGCCGTTTCTTCCAG GGATTAGATCCCAGGTCGACGGCCAACCTGTTCTTATATGCCATTTGCATCGGGGAGAAGGTGATTCAGAATGAAGATTGTTTCATACTTAAGCTTGACACAAGCCAAGACATACTCAAAGAACAAAGTAAAGCTAACATGGAGACTGTTCACCACATTATACAGGGCTATTTTAGTCAAAGGACAGGCCTCCTAATTCAATTCGAAGACACTAAATTGGTCAAAATCAAGTCAACAAAAAAGGGTTGCAATCAATTTGTCTATTATGAAACGAGTATGGAATCATCTCTAGAAGATTACCGATACATAGATGGAGTGACCATCGCACATTATGGAAAAACAATTACATCTATATACAGGTCTGGTCAAGGGGCAAGTGGGAGATGGAAGGTTGAGGAGACTTGCACAATTAAAGAGGCCGAGCTAAACATATGCGGTTTGACAACAGATACTTTCTTGCCTCCTCCTGATGTCAAAATTGAAGAGCAAGGGGTTGGTTGCTAG
- the LOC122599672 gene encoding polygalacturonate 4-alpha-galacturonosyltransferase-like isoform X1 — MAIKRGNSMRRNNGGSGSWKSIIILLLFLVAGPIGFFVGHGMYSTTSFEENDLPTSFTKGDVDWRARLALQHVGSLFSKKVIDVIKANTDDLGPWSLDSFRKNNFSASWKFSGQENVIDSNSSPAEVTIQIVESNKKSTLSGKLEKILDAGHSQSVDTPAKLARRQLRDKRRETRAANLVKQDDDVIIKLENAAIARSKSVDSAVLGKYSIWRKENDNENTDTTIRLVRDQMIMARVYKSIAMMKNKTQLARELQNQLKESQRSLGDATADTDLNRSVADRIKAMGQLLSKAKEQLYDCKLVTGKLRAMLQSADEQVRSLKKQSTFLSQLAAKTIPNGIHCLSMRLTIDYYLLPLEKRKFPRSENLENPSLYHYALFSDNVLAASVVVNSTIKNAKEPEKHVFHLVSDKLNFGAMNMWFLLNPPGKATIHVENVDEFKWLNSSYCPVLRQLESVAMKEYYFKSDHQTSLSASSSNLKYRNPKYLSMLNHLRFYLPQVYPKLNKILFLDDDIVVQKDLTGLWRVDLHGKVNGAVETCGESFHRFDKYLNFSNPHIARNFDPNACGWAYGMNMFDLEEWKKKDITGIYHKWQNLNEDRVLWKLGTLPPGLMTFYGLTHPLEKSWHVLGLGYNPSIDKNDIEKAAVIHYNGNMKPWLELAMTKYRSYWVKYIKFDHPYVRGCKLGQ; from the exons ATGGCAATTAAAAGAGGGAATTCAATGAGAAGAAACAATGGGGGAAGTGGATCTTGGAAGTCAATTATTATACTTCTGTTGTTTTTAGTTGCTGGTCCTATTGGATTCTTTGTTGGCCATGGGATGTATTCCACTACTTCATTTG AAGAAAATGATTTGCCGACTAGTTTTACCAAAGGG GATGTAGATTGGAGGGCAAGGCTGGCTTTACAACATGTTGGGTCACTTTTTTCAAAAAAG GTTATTGATGTCATCAAGGCCAACACGGATGATTTAGGACCTTGGAGTCTTGATTCTTTTCGGAAAAACAACTTTTCAGCATCTTGGAAATTTTCCGGGCAAGAAAATGTGATTGATAGCAACTCCAGTCCTGCCGAGGTTACTATtcag ATTGTGGAAAGTAACAAAAAATCGACTCTATCAGGCAAACTGGAGAAAATATTAGATG CTGGTCATTCTCAATCAGTCGATACACCTGCAAAACTAGCGAGAAGG CAACTGAGAGATAAAAGACGTGAAACCCGAGCAGCTAATTTAGTAAAACAGGATGATGATGTGATCATAAAGCTTGAAAATGCGGCCATCGCACGGTCGAAGTCAGTTGACTCTGCTGTTCTTGGGAAATACAGTATCTGGCGAAAAGAGAACGATAATGAGAATACTGACACAACCATCCGATTGGTTCGGGATCAAATGATCATGGCTAGGGTATATAAGAGCATTGCGATGATGAAGAACAAAACACAATTGGCACGTGAACTACAGAATCAACTCAAAGAAAGTCAACGTTCTTTGGGTGATGCTACTGCAGATACTGATCTTAATCGCAG TGTTGCGGATAGAATTAAAGCTATGGGTCAACTACTATCGAAAGCTAAAGAACAACTTTACGATTGCAAGCTGGTAACCGGGAAGCTAAGAGCCATGCTTCAATCAGCTGATGAGCAAGTTCGTAGCTTGAAAAAACAGAGCACCTTTCTGAGCCAATTAGCAGCCAAAACAATTCCAAATGGAATTCATTGTTTATCTATGCGCCTAACCATTGATTATTACCTTCTTCCATTGGAGAAAAGGAAGTTCCCAAGGAGTGAGAATCTCGAAAATCCGAGTCTCTACCACTATGCTCTCTTCTCTGATAACGTCTTGGCTGCATCAGTTGTTGTGAACTCAACGATAAAAAATGCAAAG GAACCAGAGAAGCATGTATTCCATCTTGTCTCTGATAAATTAAACTTTGGAGCGATGAATATGTGGTTTTTGCTGAACCCTCCTGGTAAAGCTACAATCCATGTGGAAAATGTCGATGAGTTTAAGTGGCTAAATTCATCCTACTGTCCAGTTCTTCGACAACTTGAATCTGTGGCGATGAAAGAATACTATTTCAAATCTGATCATCAAACGTCTCTCTCTGCTAGTTCATCAAATCTGAAGTACAGAAACCCCAAATATCTATCCATGTTAAATCATCTTCGGTTCTATCTCCCCCAAGTTTATCCCAAACTGAACAAAATCCTTTTTCTTGACGATGATATTGTCGTCCAAAAAGACTTGACAGGGTTGTGGAGAGTTGATCTTCATGGGAAAGTAAATGGTGCTGTTGAAACATGTGGTGAAAGCTTTCACCGTTTCGATAAGTACTTGAATTTCTCGAATCCTCACATTGCGAGAAATTTTGACCCAAATGCGTGTGGCTGGGCTTATGGGATGAACATGTTTGATCTCGAGGAGTGGAAAAAGAAGGATATAACTGGCATTTACCACAAGTGGCAAAATCTG AATGAGGACAGAGTTCTATGGAAGCTTGGGACGTTACCACCTGGGTTGATGACATTTTACGGGCTGACACATCCACTTGAGAAGTCATGGCATGTACTTGGTCTTGGGTATAATCCAAGCATTGATAAGAACGACATTGAGAAAGCAGCCGTCATTCATTACAATGGAAATATGAAACCATGGCTTGAACTGGCAATGACAAAGTACCGTTCGTATTGGGTCAAATACATAAAGTTTGACCATCCGTACGTCCGGGGTTGCAAACTAGGTCAATGA
- the LOC122599672 gene encoding polygalacturonate 4-alpha-galacturonosyltransferase-like isoform X2 gives MAIKRGNSMRRNNGGSGSWKSIIILLLFLVAGPIGFFVGHGMYSTTSFEENDLPTSFTKGDVDWRARLALQHVGSLFSKKVIDVIKANTDDLGPWSLDSFRKNNFSASWKFSGQENVIDSNSSPAEIVESNKKSTLSGKLEKILDAGHSQSVDTPAKLARRQLRDKRRETRAANLVKQDDDVIIKLENAAIARSKSVDSAVLGKYSIWRKENDNENTDTTIRLVRDQMIMARVYKSIAMMKNKTQLARELQNQLKESQRSLGDATADTDLNRSVADRIKAMGQLLSKAKEQLYDCKLVTGKLRAMLQSADEQVRSLKKQSTFLSQLAAKTIPNGIHCLSMRLTIDYYLLPLEKRKFPRSENLENPSLYHYALFSDNVLAASVVVNSTIKNAKEPEKHVFHLVSDKLNFGAMNMWFLLNPPGKATIHVENVDEFKWLNSSYCPVLRQLESVAMKEYYFKSDHQTSLSASSSNLKYRNPKYLSMLNHLRFYLPQVYPKLNKILFLDDDIVVQKDLTGLWRVDLHGKVNGAVETCGESFHRFDKYLNFSNPHIARNFDPNACGWAYGMNMFDLEEWKKKDITGIYHKWQNLNEDRVLWKLGTLPPGLMTFYGLTHPLEKSWHVLGLGYNPSIDKNDIEKAAVIHYNGNMKPWLELAMTKYRSYWVKYIKFDHPYVRGCKLGQ, from the exons ATGGCAATTAAAAGAGGGAATTCAATGAGAAGAAACAATGGGGGAAGTGGATCTTGGAAGTCAATTATTATACTTCTGTTGTTTTTAGTTGCTGGTCCTATTGGATTCTTTGTTGGCCATGGGATGTATTCCACTACTTCATTTG AAGAAAATGATTTGCCGACTAGTTTTACCAAAGGG GATGTAGATTGGAGGGCAAGGCTGGCTTTACAACATGTTGGGTCACTTTTTTCAAAAAAG GTTATTGATGTCATCAAGGCCAACACGGATGATTTAGGACCTTGGAGTCTTGATTCTTTTCGGAAAAACAACTTTTCAGCATCTTGGAAATTTTCCGGGCAAGAAAATGTGATTGATAGCAACTCCAGTCCTGCCGAG ATTGTGGAAAGTAACAAAAAATCGACTCTATCAGGCAAACTGGAGAAAATATTAGATG CTGGTCATTCTCAATCAGTCGATACACCTGCAAAACTAGCGAGAAGG CAACTGAGAGATAAAAGACGTGAAACCCGAGCAGCTAATTTAGTAAAACAGGATGATGATGTGATCATAAAGCTTGAAAATGCGGCCATCGCACGGTCGAAGTCAGTTGACTCTGCTGTTCTTGGGAAATACAGTATCTGGCGAAAAGAGAACGATAATGAGAATACTGACACAACCATCCGATTGGTTCGGGATCAAATGATCATGGCTAGGGTATATAAGAGCATTGCGATGATGAAGAACAAAACACAATTGGCACGTGAACTACAGAATCAACTCAAAGAAAGTCAACGTTCTTTGGGTGATGCTACTGCAGATACTGATCTTAATCGCAG TGTTGCGGATAGAATTAAAGCTATGGGTCAACTACTATCGAAAGCTAAAGAACAACTTTACGATTGCAAGCTGGTAACCGGGAAGCTAAGAGCCATGCTTCAATCAGCTGATGAGCAAGTTCGTAGCTTGAAAAAACAGAGCACCTTTCTGAGCCAATTAGCAGCCAAAACAATTCCAAATGGAATTCATTGTTTATCTATGCGCCTAACCATTGATTATTACCTTCTTCCATTGGAGAAAAGGAAGTTCCCAAGGAGTGAGAATCTCGAAAATCCGAGTCTCTACCACTATGCTCTCTTCTCTGATAACGTCTTGGCTGCATCAGTTGTTGTGAACTCAACGATAAAAAATGCAAAG GAACCAGAGAAGCATGTATTCCATCTTGTCTCTGATAAATTAAACTTTGGAGCGATGAATATGTGGTTTTTGCTGAACCCTCCTGGTAAAGCTACAATCCATGTGGAAAATGTCGATGAGTTTAAGTGGCTAAATTCATCCTACTGTCCAGTTCTTCGACAACTTGAATCTGTGGCGATGAAAGAATACTATTTCAAATCTGATCATCAAACGTCTCTCTCTGCTAGTTCATCAAATCTGAAGTACAGAAACCCCAAATATCTATCCATGTTAAATCATCTTCGGTTCTATCTCCCCCAAGTTTATCCCAAACTGAACAAAATCCTTTTTCTTGACGATGATATTGTCGTCCAAAAAGACTTGACAGGGTTGTGGAGAGTTGATCTTCATGGGAAAGTAAATGGTGCTGTTGAAACATGTGGTGAAAGCTTTCACCGTTTCGATAAGTACTTGAATTTCTCGAATCCTCACATTGCGAGAAATTTTGACCCAAATGCGTGTGGCTGGGCTTATGGGATGAACATGTTTGATCTCGAGGAGTGGAAAAAGAAGGATATAACTGGCATTTACCACAAGTGGCAAAATCTG AATGAGGACAGAGTTCTATGGAAGCTTGGGACGTTACCACCTGGGTTGATGACATTTTACGGGCTGACACATCCACTTGAGAAGTCATGGCATGTACTTGGTCTTGGGTATAATCCAAGCATTGATAAGAACGACATTGAGAAAGCAGCCGTCATTCATTACAATGGAAATATGAAACCATGGCTTGAACTGGCAATGACAAAGTACCGTTCGTATTGGGTCAAATACATAAAGTTTGACCATCCGTACGTCCGGGGTTGCAAACTAGGTCAATGA
- the LOC122601910 gene encoding uncharacterized protein LOC122601910 has translation MCDSSASSSSSSDYEATEYESFNRAVSQMNAVFNPEAITACLNVIFDEEENEGQAASSSSAPKLTRRVINRDHLGAAKLLYNHYFAPNCTYPPDMFRRRFRMRKEMFLRIARDIHSFNSVQPLPKHFQFFHKAPTDASSRPGFNIFQKCTSSIRQLAYSYKADALDEYLQMAQDTAYQCLDAFCKCVIHLYQEEYLRRPTEVDIQRIIAKHEQVHGFPGMLGSIDCMHWGWRNDV, from the coding sequence ATGTGTGATTCATCAGCTTCCTCCTCTTCTAGCTCTGATTACGAAGCAACCGAATACGAATCATTCAATCGAGCTGTTTCACAGATGAATGCAGTTTTCAATCCTGAGGCAATAACCGCTTGTCTTAACGTTATATTTGACGAAGAAGAAAACGAGGGCCAAGCAGCTTCAAGTTCTTCAGCACCCAAGTTGACTAGAAGGGTGATCAATCGAGATCACCTTGGTGCTGCAAAACTTTTATACAATCATTACTTTGCGCCTAACTGCACCTACCCACCCGACATGTTCCGTAGAAGGTTTAGAATGCGAAAGGAAATGTTTCTCCGCATAGCGCGAGATATACACTCCTTTAACAGCGTTCAACCGCTACCGAAACATTTTCAGTTTTTCCACAAAGCACCGACAGATGCTTCTAGTCGTCCTGGTtttaacattttccagaaatgtaCCTCTTCAATACGCCAGTTAGCGTATAGCTATAAGGCTGATGCTTTGGACGAGTACTTGCAAATGGCGCAAGATACTGCGTACCAGTGTTTAGATGCTTTTTGCAAGTGTGTCATACACTTGTATCAAGAAGAGTACTTGAGAAGGCCAACAGAAGTAGATATCCAACGGATAATTGCTAAACATGAGCAGGTTCATGGTTTTCCGGGTATGCTTGGTAGCATAGATTGTATGCATTGGGGGTGGAGGaatgatgtgtga
- the LOC122601911 gene encoding uncharacterized protein LOC122601911, translating to MDISRNCPVAWQGQYTRGDKGHPTIMLEADRAPKVEFTVNGRHFGKGYYLADGIYPEWATLVKSFKCPMEPKTTKFKRYQEAARKDLEGAFGVLQGRFQIVEQQARAYNVNKIKRIMLCCVIMHNMIVEDNGRAITTFEEELIANTILPTRTWNERCTASDVRGVTR from the exons atggacatatcaaggAACTGTCCGGTGGCATGGCAAGGGCAGTACACTCGAGGCGACAAGGGTCATCCCacaatcatgcttgaagcg GACAGGGCTCCTAAAGTAGAGTTTACGGTGAATGGCCGCCACTTTGGAAAGGGATATTACCTAGCTGATGGTATATATCCTGAATGGGCCACCCTTGTCAAGTCTTTCAAGTGCCCGATGGAGCCGAAAACCACCAAGTTCAAGAGATACCAAGAAGCTGCAAGGAAGGATCTCGAGGGAGCATTCGGGGTTCTTCAAGGTCGTTTCCAGATTGTTGAGCAACAAGCCCGAGCCTACAATGTAAACAAGATAAAACGTATCATGTTATGTTGTGTGATTATGCACAACATGATCGTTGAAGATAACGGGCGCGCAATCACAACGTTTGAAGAAGAGTTAATAGCTAATACTATCCTCCCAACTCGCACATGGAATGAAAGGTGCACAGCTTCGGATGTACGGGGAGTTACGCGATAG